DNA sequence from the Agelaius phoeniceus isolate bAgePho1 chromosome 20, bAgePho1.hap1, whole genome shotgun sequence genome:
GAGAACAGAAAGCATTGAGCAGTGAGGGAAGAAGTCCCTTGTGAGCTCTTTAAGAATGCACAGTGTGCTGAGAAAGGATTTTATTCTTGGATTTGgtcctggctgctttctgggGCAGGTGTGGGAAGGAGCTTTGCTGGGCAGATGGTGAATTATGGCAGCACTGGGGGAAAGCTTTGCCCGTGATTTATAGATGCTCCTGCTCTTCACtagatttattttccttttcacaaGCTATTATTTGAAAATGTGCTGGAGGTGTGTGAAACATCATCCATCACCCCCTGAGAAAGAGGCTTTTATTGGAGATCAAATCCTGCTCCTTCAGCCTGAATCTCCAGCCTCCCAAGGGCATTAATGGCCATTCCTTAAGGCTGATGTTcaaaacataaatatagaaatCCACAGAACTGTGGGTATTTATTCCTTTATAacaaatatagaaatatagCCTTGTATtgatccttaaaaaaaaaaaccctaaaattgGAGTGGTCACTTTGGGGTTAATCTCAGAATAAACAGTGAAAAGCAAGTTAAGGAAGTCACAACCATTTTTAACTTGCTTTCATCATTGTCTCTGGTGTGACTGTAAAATCACTGAATTCTCGTGTCAGAGAGTTAATGAGGAGCTGGGGAAACTGCCTTTCTTGAAGGTGGAAGTCTTTAACAGATATTAAAATTGCAGACTGAAGTGAATGAGGTAGTAATGCCAGCAGCAGAGTGTTTGACAAGGCAGTCAGACAATTCTCTGCTGGCTCCTTtatcccaaggaaaggaaagtgGTGTCATCCATTTCATCAGCTCTTAGGCAGGATTATTGGGGAATAATCAAGTGTACTGTGGACATGAAAACCACCTGAAAGAACACATCCTTAATGTGATTATTAATAAAAGCTCTGATGATTCTCTTGGATCCTGAATTTACTCATAATCTCCTCTGTGTAAATAACTCGAGTGTTGTAGTTTTGCTAACAGAACCTTTtatgtttgaaaaaaaattaaatttgaaaacttttatGGTCTCTGAGCTTTTCAGAGTGAGGCAGCTGCCTCTTACTTTCCTGAAACACAGCTTGGGGTTTGTCTGcagtttttgggttttaatAGGCTGTGCCTGACCTTAAATATTTTAGTTCCAGAAAGCAGAATCTGATCTGGATTATATTCAGCGCAGAGTGGAGtttgaaataatgaaaagtCTTCCTGATGATACAGCAGCAGAGGTAGTACTTTCAGATGAAATTCAATTTTATTGCATGAACTTGGTCATAAATGgctatttttatctttaaaccTGAACTATATGTGGCTGTTCTTTCATCTACTTGTCAGGTGGTggatatttattattattattattattattattattattattattattattattattattattattattattattattattatatgttgttgttattattgttattattgctgttattatttatttatttatttatttatttatttatttatttatttatttatttatttatttcctgcaTCACATATCAAGATAAGTGGCCTAATATGAATTCAAACCAAACTCCTTTGGTTTCTTGGGACAGTGAAATTCTCCCATTGTTCTGCTCTGAGAAATCAGTGGTGTTAGCACCTAAATTCAGGTTACAGGTTCCAGGCTGAGCTAAAACTCAGCCTTGCTCTGAGAACCAAGATAAACTTGGCAACAAGCAGTGACTAAATTCAGATTTGGGGGAGAGATGAGAGGAAAGCAATGAATGACATCAAGGATTTTGTGAATAAACCCTTTTCTCCTGTACATTTTCACTGCCAAGGATTATTTCATGTTAAATGTCCAACACCTGCACTTTTAAATGAAGTGTGGCCACGTGAATTTTATCATTTCATGTAACTGAAATGTTCTGCTCACCCAGGAGgacccagctgctctcctgaaggagctcccagtgctgaAATCCAGGTACAAATCCCTGTGTGCCCAGATGGAAGAGATTTCCCTGGAGCAGAAGGAATCCATGGAGAGCATCCGTGCTGCCCTGCAGAAAACAATGGAGAtccttcaggccctgcagcagcagaccCAGCTGGAGGtgacattttcattttgatCACTTTGTTCTcactgctggcagggagcaccAACTTTGTAACCTTTGTGTGCCACCCCTGCTTCCACTGGGAATTGTTTGTGCAGACCTGGAGAAGATCAGGAGACCCAGAAGGAATCCTGGCAGGATTGGAGCTCTGTTTgtaaatcccaaaaaacccagcagttAAAATCAGTAAAATCAGTGCTGTTCAGatttgattaaaataaaatctaaatcTAATCTTACTTTAATCTAATTTGATTAAAATCTGCTATTCAGATTTTTTActgatttaaattttttacCAATTTAAGCATTATCTGTGAAATGACCCAGATTGTGTCACTCTATTGACACTGAGGAGTATCAATAGAGTGACACAATCTGGGTCATTTCATAGCAATTGACACCTCAGGGCCACACTGACACCTTCAAGAAAATACAAAGTGAAACCACTTTTAAAAGGCTAAAAACTTTGAATTTATAAACGTATTTTCAGTGTCTTAAGGGAGAAAGTTAAACCATTGTAACAAACCCCCTGGGACCACTGTTATTCCAAAGCTGGTTTTCCTAAGATAATGTTTAAATTGGTAAAAAACTCAGCAACAAACAACATTTCCTTAAGTGGTCTTCAGACACTGCTTCATTATTGAGGAGGtgaaaacattaattttgaCCCTTTACAAATGAGCTGATTTAGACCAATGTTCTAATGCCTGGAGATTTAGCCAGATTAATAAATCTGTCTAATAAACTTTGATAGACAAAATGGGCTGTGTCATGATTTAAAAGACAGTGGTTATAtgccacagaaaggaaaatagaTCATATCTTACTGTGTTTTGAGGATATTCTGCCCAGAACAATTTTACACTTGGATTAATTTTACTTGGAATAATTTTACACTTGGATTTTCTCAAAGTGGAAAACCCTTCTCTTGAGTTACATGTAGAGCATTAGGTAAAGATTTTCTTGCACTTTTTATATTTCCTAAACCAAAGATGGATCAAACTTCTGGAGAAATAAAAGTCTTTGGATTaaatacctttttattttttattgaaaaattTCCCTTGCTTGACCAATTTATAGTATTGGTGCTAGAGGAAGATTTTGGTTGATTTTTGCTTTCAGTGGGAGGAAACCAGGAGTCCACAGTCAGTTCCCATGGGCAAAGGGCTGCACAAACATGGAGTCCCTCTGTAAATATCATCCCCTCAGGAGCTGAAGGCTCAGACTtctctgtgtttgcttttcctcattttcccagAACTTCCCTCTGTCAGCAGAGGAACAGACTGCAGCCCAGCAGTTACACCTGAAAACTGGGAAAGAAGTGGAATGTTCAGTGCAAGAGGTAATGGGGCAGGGAATGTCAGTATTCCAGAAACCTTTAACCCTGGTTTTGTCATTTGGTACCTCTCAAATGAATGGAATTTTTCAGAAATGGGATTAAGTTCCTTAATaaaccttttcatttttattctatGCAGATTAAGCTTTTTCAATTGCTCTGATTAGATGGTCCACAAAGGAGAAATTAGCTTTGGTGGGAGACTTTGTTCCTGTTGTTTTTTAATGGGGATGTGTCTGTGTTTCCTGGGAATGCAGTTGGTTGCTCTTGTTGATCTTCTTGATAAAGAAACATTTGGGTGGGAGTGAGGGATGGCATTGATTCAAACCAATGCAGGGAGAAATTTAATTTCCTGTGAAATATGAAACAAATTTTGGGATATGAGTAACAATCTATCCTAACTGTAATGCAGTAGAACTTCGATCTAAATTAATCTTTGTTAAAAAAGTCAGATATTCTCCCATAGCTCGATGTGTAATTATCCAATATAATTATCTGCAAATACCTGCTCTGGATCTCATATTAAAAACACCAAAGAAGTTAACAGGGGGTGTTTCTCTGCCTGACCTTTTTACTTCCACTGTCACAGGGGCCTCACTTTGTGTCCCTTTATTGCCACAGAACCTGcgcagctcctgcagcctccctcaGCCTTTGTTTGCAAATATCTGCTCCTCCCTTGAGAAATGCTCCCATTTATGTCCCTCACTAATTCTAAATCACATCTGTGCTTTCACATCTGTGCTGGAAAGCTGCAGAGGCTCATCTGGCTCGCACATTAACCTTTCTGGACCCAttttaaacttcatttttaaaCTCTGCTGAATCCCTAAGATTTTGCTGTTGACCTCAGTGGCTGCAACATCCTTGGTTATCCAATGGTAAAATGTAATTAATGTAAATTTCATGCAGAAATGAAAGTGGAAAGAAAGATTTCTAGGCAAAACACTTAACAAATACTGACattattgtttctttttagCCATCCTCCCCAGGATCTACAGCCCCTGGCTCAGCTGAAGGTGAGTGCTGAAAAATGAACTTCCCACTGATTTAATTTCACAGAGGCTGTGATAGGCAGGAACTTCAGTGTTTTCACTCAAGCACCAGGATCTGCTGCTTTTATGTGAAGAATTTAGGCTTTGCTAGAAGGACCTGACCCCTCAGTTACATTCCAGGAATTTCTGGGAtgtttttccttgctttcaACGGGATTGAAGTGGAAAACTTGTTGTGTTCAAGCTTTGGAAGAAATGGTGCACTAATCTTACCATAGAAATTGCtctttttaaattcatttatCCCTGCTTACAGGAAGGAATTTTCAcagttggttttggtttgtaaaaaaaaaccaaaaaaaaacaaacccaaaaaacaaagccAGCTGGTCATGGACAGACCAAACCTGTCAATCCTTATCAGATCTCAAATTAAATGATTTTTTACTGAGTCTCCAGATCCAGTGattgttttttctctcctttctcttgcTGGAAAATCTTTCTTCAGTCCCACCTAGGGGTATGATCAAACTCTAATGGAAGCACTTTCTATCTTTGATGCAGTTTCTgaagaaacaaatattttccatttcttttttatttttaacaaaatcTTCTGTTTCCAATTCTTTAGAAGCCCAGTTCACCCCACTGAGTGAGGAAACGTTTCtgagtgtgcccaggagcaTCAGAAGCACTGTCAAGTTAGCAGACTTGAATTATTTCTACAAGGAGTTATTTAACCATTTCATTGTTCAGAACAACAGGTGAGGCTTAAAGCCATTCATGAGAAGATTTCAgcctttttaaattaaataaaagcagcTAGTTAAGGATATTGTAACTTCAAAAAGCCCTGAgaccaaaccccaaaccctgccctccCCTCACCCTCCCCTCCTGACCCTTCTCAGTGCTGGGGGTTTCTTACAGGCTGATGttataaaaaaaaggaagttttaaACTCAGGAATTCTGTCTTTTTAACCCTGAGATTTACAAATGACTGCTGGGATTTGAAGTGGCATAGAAAAGTTGATCTTAATCTGAATAAATTTGAGCATCCACAAAAATCATTGATTAACCAGCATGTGCTTTTTAGCCTTTTTCTGCCAGACCTGATGTTTGATCCCTGTTTTACCAAATTGTTTTTGTCTtacagagcagcactgagtcTTTCACAGATGAAAAAGATGAATATGAAAGCCACTGACTCAAGAATTCAAATCCTGGAAGAGCTGGGGATTGTAGAACTCGACAAACAAGGAAATGTTAAATTAGCTGTGTGAAAGAAAACTCACCTGCCACAGAAGCATctggtgcagctcctgggttATTGGGGAACAAGAATTTCTCTGGAAGAAGAGTCCCACTGTGGGGAAGTTGTTCGTGTTTCTGTAGAAATATTCTGTTGGTAACACTTGAAATTGGAGAGTTCAGGATCACTGAGGTTGGCACTTTACCTTGGCTGTTCAAAGGATTATGGTTGATGCATTTTTAAGGAATGTTGTGAGTCCTGTGGGGCTTCCACTTTCTTGCTGCGTTCCTGAGGGGGTTTTAAAGGCAAATAATCCAAGCCTCTTAATTGTCCTTGCATTCCTGAATAAAGTTTTATTATACTTTTGTTTAAGTGACTCCTGACCGTGATCCCTGCCCTGATTTATTTCCCTTTGATGTGAATTCTCTTGGGTTTTTACAGTCCAGGCAGGGTCAGAAGGGATTTCTGAGCACTGCCCAATCCAAGCCCCTAAACTGCAGCTCAGGGCAGAATCCTCAAAATTCCCAAGGATGCAGAATTTGCAACCTCTGTTACACTGTTTGACCACTCTAACAGTGAGAAACAtaacattttttccttatttgtaatatttctatattctatatattatacattttatatataatatgctt
Encoded proteins:
- the SKA2 gene encoding spindle and kinetochore-associated protein 2 — protein: METAVTRLETLFQKAESDLDYIQRRVEFEIMKSLPDDTAAEEDPAALLKELPVLKSRYKSLCAQMEEISLEQKESMESIRAALQKTMEILQALQQQTQLENFPLSAEEQTAAQQLHLKTGKEVECSVQEPSSPGSTAPGSAEEAQFTPLSEETFLSVPRSIRSTVKLADLNYFYKELFNHFIVQNNRAALSLSQMKKMNMKATDSRIQILEELGIVELDKQGNVKLAV